The genome window AAAGACCACCAGGGCAACACTACGGGCACCGTGTTGGTTTTTAGAGATCTTACAGAACGCAGGCAATCTGAGGCTAGCCACTTTGCTGTGGAGCAAGCCAGACAGCTGGAAGCTCAAATGGCTGAACTGCGTCGGCTAGATCAACTGAAAGATGAATTTTTGAACACTGTTTCTCACGAACTGCGTACGCCCCTGTCCGTGATCAAAATGGCGATTCAAATGTTGGAAATTTCACTGAACCAGCGCGGGACCACCGCTGCTTCAGGACCAGAATCTGATCCCACCGCTCGCTACCTGCAAATTTTGAGAGAGCAGTGTGATCAGGAGATGCACTTGGTCAACGATCTGCTGGACTTGCAACGGCTCAATGCGGATGCTGAACCGCTAATCCCTGCAACCATTTATCTGGAAGACTGGCTGCCTGAGTTTGTGGAAACCTTTCGAGAGCGTGCCAGCAGTGATCAACAAAACTTGCAGGTCCAGATTCCGCCAGATATACCTGCCATTGTTTCTGATGCCTCTTGTCTACAGAGAGCCTTGCGTGAGTTGCTGCACAATGCTTGCAAGTACACTCCCCCGAATGGCCAAATTAACGTGGAGGTTAGCGCTGCCGCTCAGCAAGTTCAGATCCGAGTTTGCAATACTGGCCCCGAAATTCCGGCCAGTGAGCTGCCTCGCCTTTTTGACAAGTTCTATCGGGTTCCAGGTGGCGATCCGCGTGGCAAAGGCGGCACAGGTTTAGGGCTGGCTCTGGTCCAGAAGCTGGTTTTTTTCATTGGTGGCACGATTAACGTCGAAAGCAACGCGGGCGAAACCTGCTTCACGATTGAGCTACCCCTAGACAGAACTAGTTCAGACTAAAGGTATGACCTGCCTATGACTTGGCTATGACCTGCCGACCGCCCTTTTACCTCTTCGCACCTCACTAAAGTCTTTTTGCAATTCACTGAGACCGATGCCTTTAGCCCCAGATGGCCCAGTTCCAACCCACGGGCCTTCCTATGACGCCTTTGGTCAGGCCGAGTCCCACATGCTCCAGGAAATTCGGGAGCAACCCAGCGTCCTGCAAGCCTGCCTGGATACTTTTCTCCCTCTGTCGGTAGGGACTGAACCGACCTTAAAACTGGGCTTACCGGATCTGAGTTTGGACCTGGAACGGGTGCATATTCTCGCCTGTGGTAGCAGCTACCATGCCGCTCTGCTGGGGAAGCACCTGCTGGAGCAGTGGGCGGGTCTATCTGTTGAGGTGCAGTTTGCCTCCGAGCACGCCGAGAATCCCCCCCGTCCTACACCTAACACGCTGATCCTGGCCATCAGTCAGTCGGGAGAATCTAGTGATACGTTGCGCGCAGTTCAACGAGAGCAGCAACGTCGAGCTGACCAGTTTCGCCTACTCGCAATCACCAACCGAGCCGATAGCAGCTTGGCCCGTTTAGCAACCCACACCCTGCTCACTCCCGCTGGACCCGAAGTTGCAATTGCTGCTACTAAGTCCTTTACCGCTCAGTTGATGGTGCTGTATGTCTTGGCCCTGGAACTTGCCCAGCAGCGTCAACAGTCTTCCGCAACTCAAGTTGAAGCCCGTTTGAGGCAGTTGTCCAACCTGCCTGCGCAGGTTCAAACCTTGCTAACTGCCCAAGAGCAAGCGACCAAACTGTTGGCAGAACACTTGGCAACCGCTCAAGCCTGCATCTTTCTCGGACGAGGCTTACATTATCCAATTGCCCTGGAAGGGGCGCTTAAGCTACGCGAAACAGCATACCTGCAAGCGACTGGCTATCCTACGGGAGAATTTCGCCATGGCCCTATTGCATCCGTTAGCGAACAATTGCCGGTTGTGCTCCTCGCCGTTCCTGGCAGCAAAAGCTATCAGCAAACTCTGGATAACGCTCAGGAACTCAAGGCAAGAGGCGCTTATTTGATTGGTGTCACCTCTGTCGATCATCTTGATATCAAGTCTGAGCCTGTCTTCGATCACGTACTGCCCATTGCTTCAGCAAACGCAGAATTTGCGCCACTGCTGAGTGTGGTTCCTTTGCAGCTATTGGCTTATTTTGTTGCCCTGCAACGCAATTTGAATGTGGATCGGCCCAGGCACCTGACCAAAGCCATAGTTGATGAAGCTGTTGAGCAGGTTATCTAAAAGGCAAGGTAAGTTGCTAGCTGACCCTCTTAATTAGCCCTACTAATTAGCGTTAATCAGTTATTGGGCTTAGCTCCCGTCTGAATGCCTCCCTCATCGGAGAGAAGCAATCCAGGACTCAGCTCCTTAAGGTGAGGGCTGAAGTTTAAGATGCGGTGGTAATGGCGAACCAGAGCAGTGACTACGGAGTAGAGTTTCAACCCAGCTCTGGACTTGAGCAGCCCTGGATAGAGTTAGGGGTAGTTCAGACTGTTGAGTCCGATGCGCGTACCCTCTACCTCGATTGCGGTGGTCCCCGTTTGACGCTCAGTGTTCTGGCCCCCAACCTGATTCGGGTGCGCCTTGCTCCTACTGGCGAGTTCTTGCCTCGTCGCTCATGGGCAGTGACCCAGCCAGATGACACCTGGCCCCCAGTGCCCTTTGAGCTGCGTCAAACCGAAACTGCAATCGAGATTGAGACCGGGCAGATTCGGCTTGTGGTTGAGCGTAATCCCTGCCGCCTGAGTTGTTTTGATCATGCGGGCCGCCCCTTTGCTCAAGATACAAAAGGCATGGCTTGGCGCTTGGGCGCAGTGGCTGGCTGGAAGCATATTGAAGCGGAAGAGCATTTCTACGGTTTTGGCGAGCGGACTGGCCTACTCGACAAGCGGTCAGAAATCAAAACCAACTGGACCGTAGATACTTTTTTTGACCAGGGTTCGCCGGTTGATAATATGTATCACGCGATCCCATTTTTTATTGCTCTGCGCCCACATCTGGGCTATGGTCTTTTCTTTAATACAACTTTTTGGAGCCAATTTGATCTGGGTGCCAATCAGCCTGGTGTTTGGCAAATGCAAACCCAGGGACCTGAGTTGGATTACTACATTATTTATGGTCCAGAGCCTGCCCAAATCCTGCTGACCTACACCGAACTCACCGGACGGATGCCACTGCCGCCGCGTTGGGCATTGGGTTATCACCAATGTCGCTGGAGCTATCGCTCCGAGTGGGTTGTGCGCGACCTAGCCCGAGAGTTTCGCAGCCGCCGCATTCCCTGCGATGTCATTCACCTTGATATTGACTACATGCGCGGCTATCGCGTTTTTACCTGGAGTCCCCAACGCTTCGGTCAACCCGCAGACCTAATTAAGGACTTAGCCCAGGCAGGTTTTAAAACAGTCACGATTGTCGATCCTGGCGTAAAGCACGAACCAGAAGCGGGTTATACCGTTTTTGATCAGGGCGTAGAGCATAACTGCTTTGTGCGCAAACCTGACGGGCAACTTTTTCACGGTTATGTCTGGCCCGACAAATCTGTCTTCCCTGATTTTCTCAACCCAGAGGTGCGCGATTGGTGGGGCGATTGGCATAAGGAACTCACCCAATGCGGCGTCGCTGGGATTTGGAATGATATGAACGAGCCGTCAATTCAAGATCGGCCCTTTGGGGATGGCGGCAAAAAAGTCTGGTTTCCCCTCAATGCATTGCAAGGCCCCAGTGACGAGCAGGCAACCCACGCCGAAGTCCACAATTTGTATGGGCAAATGATGGCTCGGGCTGCTCGTGAAGGGCTCAATCGTCTGCGCCCCAGCGAACGCTCATTTGTGCTGACACGAGCCGGATATGCGGGCATTCAGCGCTGGTCGGCAGTGTGGATGGGCGACAACCAGTCACAGTGGGACCACTTGGAAATGTCATTGCCCATGCTCAGCAATATGGGGCTATCTGGCGTGGCTTTTGTCGGTTGCGATATTGGGGGTTTTGCTGGCAATGCAACCGCCGAAATGTTTGCTCGCTGGATGCAGGTTGGGCTGTTGTACCCTTTCATGCGTGGCCACTCAGCTATGAGCAGTGCCCAGCACGAGCCCTGGGTCTTTGGCGAAGCCGTTGAGCGCATCTGTCGCGAGTACATTGAACTGCGCTACCGGCTGCTGCCCTACATTTACACCCTTTGTTGGGAGGCCGCTACCACTGGCGCGCCGATCTTACGCCCCTTGCTTTACCATTTTCCGAATGATGTTAAGACCTACGCGCTGTATGACCAGGTGTTGCTGGGTCCCTGGTTGATGGCCGCGCCAGTCTATCGTCCCGGCGTAGAATGTCGCGCCGTTTACCTGCCTAAGGGCACCTGGACTGACTGGTGGAGTGGTGAGCGCTACGA of Leptolyngbya sp. FACHB-261 contains these proteins:
- a CDS encoding hybrid sensor histidine kinase/response regulator, producing the protein MQTRIMIVEDEIIIARDIQRSLKKLGYSAPVIAGSGEKAIEKATETNPDLILMDIILKGGMNGIEAAQQIYSDLNIPIVYLTANADENTLQRAKETGPFGYILKPFEERELHTTIQMALERHKLEKQLKEREQWLETILNSVSDAVIVTDMAGKIKFVNPVAEVMTGWGTDALDRDLADIIHIIQEQTRTPVQSPNPGALQGLANLYLVADLLLISKAGTELPIDLSAAPLKDHQGNTTGTVLVFRDLTERRQSEASHFAVEQARQLEAQMAELRRLDQLKDEFLNTVSHELRTPLSVIKMAIQMLEISLNQRGTTAASGPESDPTARYLQILREQCDQEMHLVNDLLDLQRLNADAEPLIPATIYLEDWLPEFVETFRERASSDQQNLQVQIPPDIPAIVSDASCLQRALRELLHNACKYTPPNGQINVEVSAAAQQVQIRVCNTGPEIPASELPRLFDKFYRVPGGDPRGKGGTGLGLALVQKLVFFIGGTINVESNAGETCFTIELPLDRTSSD
- a CDS encoding SIS domain-containing protein, yielding MPLAPDGPVPTHGPSYDAFGQAESHMLQEIREQPSVLQACLDTFLPLSVGTEPTLKLGLPDLSLDLERVHILACGSSYHAALLGKHLLEQWAGLSVEVQFASEHAENPPRPTPNTLILAISQSGESSDTLRAVQREQQRRADQFRLLAITNRADSSLARLATHTLLTPAGPEVAIAATKSFTAQLMVLYVLALELAQQRQQSSATQVEARLRQLSNLPAQVQTLLTAQEQATKLLAEHLATAQACIFLGRGLHYPIALEGALKLRETAYLQATGYPTGEFRHGPIASVSEQLPVVLLAVPGSKSYQQTLDNAQELKARGAYLIGVTSVDHLDIKSEPVFDHVLPIASANAEFAPLLSVVPLQLLAYFVALQRNLNVDRPRHLTKAIVDEAVEQVI
- a CDS encoding glycoside hydrolase family 31 protein encodes the protein MANQSSDYGVEFQPSSGLEQPWIELGVVQTVESDARTLYLDCGGPRLTLSVLAPNLIRVRLAPTGEFLPRRSWAVTQPDDTWPPVPFELRQTETAIEIETGQIRLVVERNPCRLSCFDHAGRPFAQDTKGMAWRLGAVAGWKHIEAEEHFYGFGERTGLLDKRSEIKTNWTVDTFFDQGSPVDNMYHAIPFFIALRPHLGYGLFFNTTFWSQFDLGANQPGVWQMQTQGPELDYYIIYGPEPAQILLTYTELTGRMPLPPRWALGYHQCRWSYRSEWVVRDLAREFRSRRIPCDVIHLDIDYMRGYRVFTWSPQRFGQPADLIKDLAQAGFKTVTIVDPGVKHEPEAGYTVFDQGVEHNCFVRKPDGQLFHGYVWPDKSVFPDFLNPEVRDWWGDWHKELTQCGVAGIWNDMNEPSIQDRPFGDGGKKVWFPLNALQGPSDEQATHAEVHNLYGQMMARAAREGLNRLRPSERSFVLTRAGYAGIQRWSAVWMGDNQSQWDHLEMSLPMLSNMGLSGVAFVGCDIGGFAGNATAEMFARWMQVGLLYPFMRGHSAMSSAQHEPWVFGEAVERICREYIELRYRLLPYIYTLCWEAATTGAPILRPLLYHFPNDVKTYALYDQVLLGPWLMAAPVYRPGVECRAVYLPKGTWTDWWSGERYEGPTHILAQAPLERLPLYVRAGAILPMAPVMQYTDERPLDELTLRIWPGTAEWTFYEDDGHSFDYQNGAYATTTYRVYTDGSQTTVEIGAREGQWTPAQREITVELVGVGEQRFTDDGTARRLSF